ATATGTGGCTTGTATACAGGTTTTTCTTCGAGATTGGACTGAAGTGGAGGAGGAAACCTTCACCGAAGTCGTCAGCGAACTGCCCTTGGATGAAAGGATTTTTATCGTCGCTGAGAGGGCTCCACAAGTGCAAGTAGACGCTACCCCTTCAGGTGTGATATTTGATAGCAGCATACCCTAAAATCTTGCATTGTGTTCATGCTTATTAATTGCATATTTTTGTATTTTCAGGCTCCTCAAATAGTCTGGAGGAACGAGTGGGCACTATGGAGGAAAGCACATGCTACAGTTTTAAGTTTGATGGTAGCCTGTTGTTAGAGGCCGTGCGTGGAGCCCTGGGCTCGCAAAGCTCCCTCCCTCCAAGAGAGAGGCGGGAGCTTGTGAGGTCAGTAGTAGATAAAATGACTAGGGTAACATCACGGCCTCGGAGGGAATTAATTCGTAGTACATCGGAAGAGCTCGTCAACATGTACCCAAATGCACTTCAAGATCGTGGTGTAGGGGGCCAAATTCTAGGTCGTGGATATGATTCGGTGTTTCAGCAGATTGAAAACAGAATCGAAAACATTAATCGTGGGAAGCGGCCAGCCACAGGTGCACAGAATGCACGGCAAAATGTTAAGGCTGCCAGGTACAGCTCGTATGGCTGTCTGAACTGGCAACCAATGCCAAGTGCTGAGAGTGCTGAGGACATCAACCAGAAGATTGAGTTTTTAAAGCAGGAGGGGAAGAAAACTCCTAGAGATATTAACTTCCCACTGGCCACAAGATATATGGCAGATACATACTGCCAACTGCGGGAATTTGTCAACGCTGAGCCTCCCCGGCACACTGCAGTTGTCAAGGAGGAGTGGCCGGTGCTCTTTAAGAGACCATTCTTTTATGCTCACGCGAACCGGCTTCTTGGCAAGAATGTCAAAGTAAGTACTTTTGTTCTTACGTATCGCAAAAGGTGCTCTCTAAACTCGCATGCAGTAACCACAGGAACAGCTCATAATTGACGGCTAACTGCTATCTATGAAAATGTTCTTTCACTGTGAAATACTTGCCTTAATTTCATCATAGTTGTAATCTGATTGCTTTCTCATCAGCTAAAGCTGGTATATTACAAGAATGAAATGCCTGAATGAAGTCCTTCTAGCATTACATAGCAATCGGTCAATGTTTTGAactaccccgcaggggcgtctgcgtaagcaggcgtttggtgtgttgcgacaccacggacccgagcacacgagggttggaccctcccgcgtgtagccgtgcgcggctcagccgtgtctggggaaagggggatcctgggggttgagccgatgccgggtgtttggacctttaaggccccccggcggaggcaacacacctcttcggcctctgcttcacatagacggcacctccagactgacccacctggaggaaatcggcagtcgccttttcctgtccccctctttagtcttttgtctttctctctcacttttccatctttcctgtcttctagtcacttctactcacttccgaatttctgggcggcaagggttaacctggtgtacttatccaaccttgggtattttatattaggttatagcggcgatgcatggctggcgtctgcaagtattctaactttgtagcgtccccttgttgggctcggtggtgggtggctaccatcgccgccgaattttccatttttacatggcaaatgcttttcccctacttcctgatcgctccctgaaaagggggcgcaccgatgaaacattcaacttttttatgaaacctaaagaaatttttcccaaataccacgtagtacatagccaacacgaaaccaagactgtccgtacaatatccccatttgttgtagcaaaatgtctgacagaagcaatcggcccaggttataaagtcactaagatgggaagcggagaccttcttttggaagtgcgtgataagccacagtacaacaaattgtcgaaacttgttgcatttggtgacattcccgtctcagtgggccctcacaggtcaatgaacactgtacgcggtgtcatttctgatgacgaccttctagaactcagtgaaagcgagctgttggatggatggcaagaccaaaatgtagtaaaggttcaaagaattaagttaaggcgtgacgacaaagaaattcccacaaaacatgtaattatcacttttggaacaagcgacctaccagattcaatcgagaccggatattgtaagctCCTTGTACgaccatacatccccaatccgcgccgatgcttcaagtgtcagcgttttgggcatgggtctcagagctgccgagggcgcgctacctgtgcgaaatgtgcttccaaagaacatgcctcagacatctgcacttccacaacccattgtgccaactgtgacggagaccaccccgcctattcgcgatcgtgcccgtcatggaagaaagaaaaagaaataatacaactcaaagtcaaactaaacatatcgtttccagaggcgcgcaagcgttttgctgcccataatcagtccagtccttcctacaccgatgtggcgcgccggggggcagcgtcacatcctgcggcagccgcccgagtcacacagagtggGACGGCGGCTACGccttcagcccccctggcaggagcagccagtgctgttccgccccctacaacgcagggccagcagtcTTCCGGACCTGCCGGCCCCAGGGTCACTGCTCGTGCAGATCGGCCCCAAAAACCCCTGAGTGTGCCCGTGGAGCGGGCagcatccagcgcctctgacgaggtgatggatgcaagcatcactactccggcgtccctggcgccgaaggaacggcgtagctccgtggagcgcgtcgggagaaaagaaaaatcccgtatcacggggcctggaaaggtctcgtgaactaccttatttctcttgacacacaccacaaaacacttccaatatggctacacagatcatgcattagaatgtgagaggtctactccacaatctggacgacataaaggaactcctacacaagtttaatccacgagtgctctgtgtgcaagagacGCACCTCAATCCTACACACagcaactttctgcggcaatatgccattttccgtaaagaccgcaacgacgctttGGTTTCATCGGGCGGTGTCgccataatagttgataagggtgtcgcctgccaacatttgcagctgcaaacgccccttgaggcagttgcagtcagagcagtgctttttgaTAAGCTGTTAACAATTACTTCCTTATACATCCCCCCAGCTATcaactctccagaacagaatttgaaaGCTTTATTGCTCAACTTCCGGAGCGCTATATTCtcgttggagacctaaatgcacataataccttgtggggtgactctcgatgtgatgccagagggcacctgatagaaaatttcctgttatctacaggtgcatgtttgctaaataagaaacaaccaaccttttacagcgtcgcaaacaaaacattttcatgcatagatttaagcattgcgtcaagcacagtcgtgccctacttggaatggaaggtggttaacaatccatacgggagtgaccattttcccattatcttaaaattaacaaaacaagaagaatgctcaccacatgtgccccagtggaaagtcgactcagcggaCTGGAAACAATACAGAGAGTTGACTTATTTGACCTGGAATGACATTCGTATGCttagtattgacgatgcagttgcatatttaacagcatttattTTGGGTGCAGCGTCAATATACATCTCACAAACAAATGGATcatcttctaaacgacgtgttccctggtggaacgatgaatgtaggaaagcgcgaaagaaacaaaataaggcttggtgtcacctccgtaactctccgactacagaaaacttgatcagctttaagaaaataaagtctgaaggtagaagaacgcgccgccgtgccaaaagggaaagctggcaaaaatacatctccggcattaattcctatacagatgaaagaaaagtctggaacagggttaagaaaataaaaggccgcgaaactcatcctctacctttagtaaacacacaaggagacactcttgaggaccaggctgattgtctaggagcacacttcgagcacatttccagtacatcacattacacagatacatttctaagataccagcgacaagcagagcgtcagcctctgggtcaaaaagccacagcaaatgatgcatacaatcgtccatttagcatggcggagttccaggcttcactaaattgttgtaagaaatccgctcccggaagtgacagaataatatatgaaatggtcaaacatttacatccagaaacccacagaacactactctcactatttaactccatgttctctgctggctatattccgtccgcctggaaagaagccatcgtaattcctattctcaaagagggcaaggacccttcctcacccagtagttataggcctatagctctgacaagttgtatatgcaaactctttgagaaaatggttaaccgacgcctcatctattatcttgaaaacaacaaaatactcgatcccttacagtgcggctttagagaaggtagatccacaacagatcaccttgttcgcatcgagacaaatatccgtgatgcctttgtccataaacagtttttcttgtcagtatttttagatatggagaaggcatacgacacaacttggcgttttagAATTCTTCGTGActtggctggaatgggagtccgaggcaacttattaaatgtgatacagagctacctctctgatcgcacgttccgtgttagagttggtaacgtcctgtctcgacaattcacgcaggaggctggtgtaccacaaggtggtgtcctgagctgtactttatttattgtcaagatgaactcgctccaaactgtcataccacgtacaatgttttattctgtatatgtggatgatatccaaatgggtttcaaatcatgtaatcttagtatctgcgagcgacaagtacagcttggcttaaataaattgtctaaatgggcggacgagaatggatttaaactcaacccccaaaaaagcacatgcgttctcttctcgaacaagagaggtgtactgcCTGACCCTGCTATtgatcttaatggacaacggctatctgtcaGCCACGAACATAAATTTCTAGGAATTATCTTAGACTCCAAATTAACTTTTGTTCCTCACCTCAGGTATCTGAGAATgaggtgtctgaagacaatgaatttaCTGAAGCTCATGTCTCGgacatcctggggaagtgacaggagatgccttttgagtctctacaaaagtcttatacggtcacgcctcgattacggagctatagtatataactccgctgcacctagtgctttaaggatgctagatcccgttcaccacttgggtatacgccttgctacaggtgctttcaggactagtcctgtagaaagcctgtatgtggactctaacgaatggtctctacatctacaaaggacatatttaagtttttcctacgccctgaaggttaaatcggatattcagcatccatgtcattttaccattcgcgacatctccactgccaggctgttccataaccgccccGCTATTAGGGCTCCATTGAACCTTCGTTTAGAGGTACTGGCAGAGGACACAGGCATCCCACTACTAGAAAATGTCATCATGGCTCCTACTCGCCTGcccccaccttgggaatggcagactattcagtgtgacatctcttttatagaaatatccaaacaagcaccggaggcacatatacattcccattttcttgagctccaggagaagtactcctgcgcagaatactatacagatgcttcgaagtcctctgctggtgtttcttacgcagctctcggacactcattttctacatctggggcactaaatccacacacatctatttttacagcagaagcgtatgctatactatcggctgttaaacacataaggctcacaaacctctctagggccattgtgttcactgattcattaagtgtagtcagagccctaattagtctacgaaaacataagaactctgtttttaatgaactgtacagcttgttgtgctctgcatataagtgcaaccaagtgattgttttatgctgggtacctggccacaaaggtataaaaggcaatgaagctgcagaTGAAAACGCTACGTCAGTAGCCTCTAGTGACACGgacgcaaatatccccatccctgccacagacctacagtcttttctacgccgtaagctgaggaagcattggcaaggagagtgggatacccgagtattaaataagctacacatgataaaaccaaaactaggtaactggataactgagaaaacggcacgatataaggaagtacttgtctgtcgattaagaataggacacacttacagtacccactcttacctcttgactgggagtgatcctccgacttgtagtaagtgcggcaatattctgacagttgtccatgttcttattcaatgccctgcaatagaagcagagaggaaaaagtacttcccctctgcatatcgcgaaaacataccTCTCCACCCGGCATATTTCcttagcaatgaaccgctttttaatctGAAAACAGTCTTGGAATTCTTAAGTGAAACAGACTCCCTGAAAATTATCTGGCCAGGTAACTTTTAGCATCTTATTAatagcccttgtattcaaggCCACTCTTCAAGCTCTAGTGTCACATTTGTTATAGTCTTATATCTGCTACATCATGCTTCTTTAAGGAAACTcaattgccatagcccacatcacta
The DNA window shown above is from Dermacentor silvarum isolate Dsil-2018 chromosome 1, BIME_Dsil_1.4, whole genome shotgun sequence and carries:
- the LOC125942293 gene encoding uncharacterized protein LOC125942293 isoform X2, yielding MPLLKLWSSDHGTKKIASASTLADVLKQAAEKGVCSSENAKVFLRDWTEVEEETFTEVVSELPLDERIFIVAERAPQVQVDATPSGSSNSLEERVGTMEESTCYSFKFDGSLLLEAVRGALGSQSSLPPRERRELVRSVVDKMTRVTSRPRRELIRSTSEELVNMYPNALQDRGVGGQILGRGYDSVFQQIENRIENINRGKRPATGAQNARQNVKAARYSSYGCLNWQPMPSAESAEDINQKIEFLKQEGKKTPRDINFPLATRYMADTYCQLREFVNAEPPRHTAVVKEEWPVLFKRPFFYAHANRLLGKNVKETFEENVRIIGPSLVRHLQNVQKREIIHVLLDVEQQEKRGNSKANEAALLPLLAAFFKDNSGLLFKVVPEGTSLSDILLELPSTPVIVAIGSIYDKCHVICEQEEMFSQAIGFSEAACLCFLIYYVFNMDIS
- the LOC125942293 gene encoding uncharacterized protein LOC125942293 isoform X1 — protein: MCSILVYTVLHCRIKMPLLKLWSSDHGTKKIASASTLADVLKQAAEKGVCSSENAKVFLRDWTEVEEETFTEVVSELPLDERIFIVAERAPQVQVDATPSGSSNSLEERVGTMEESTCYSFKFDGSLLLEAVRGALGSQSSLPPRERRELVRSVVDKMTRVTSRPRRELIRSTSEELVNMYPNALQDRGVGGQILGRGYDSVFQQIENRIENINRGKRPATGAQNARQNVKAARYSSYGCLNWQPMPSAESAEDINQKIEFLKQEGKKTPRDINFPLATRYMADTYCQLREFVNAEPPRHTAVVKEEWPVLFKRPFFYAHANRLLGKNVKETFEENVRIIGPSLVRHLQNVQKREIIHVLLDVEQQEKRGNSKANEAALLPLLAAFFKDNSGLLFKVVPEGTSLSDILLELPSTPVIVAIGSIYDKCHVICEQEEMFSQAIGFSEAACLCFLIYYVFNMDIS